In Dyadobacter subterraneus, a single genomic region encodes these proteins:
- a CDS encoding outer membrane protein assembly factor BamB family protein: MKSRLIFLMSTLTIIICAFISTPPIPNEDWPEYNGNGDRNHFSVLTQIDKENVTQLKIAWTYHSGGADTVRNRTQMQCNPIVINGMLYGVSAETQAFAIDAETGKEIWKTKISDNGGTTSRGVTFWENKEDKRIFFGAGKWLYALNADTGELIANFGEQGRINLKEGVERPGADDYILSNTPNTIFKNLIITGTRVSESETALLGDIRAFDVVTGRKIWTFHTIPEKGEPGYETWLKQPARQNIGGANSWAGMAIDRKRGIVYIPTGSAAYDFYGGNRPGKNLYANCLLALNAKTGKLIWHYQLVHHDIWDRDPPCPPNLVTIINHGKKVDAVVQITKQGYVFVFDRENGKPLFPIKETAFPMDGVPGEKPNATQPIPTLPLPFTRQSFTEKDLNSFVADRDSLAGLIRKARTGSAYIPIGFEMTIFYPGTDGGAQWGGAAADNDGILYVPAKEIPVYTSLVKKPSTAENKAGTSRLYMLNCAACHGADRNGNHDGSYPSLVNIDKRLNQKQVHQLLLKGRGMMPSFSHLPEAEREAIVDFIFGKKSEKEMASTQKTDVPYQHTGYNRWYDKNGYPISQPPWGTLTAVDLNTGQRKWRVPLGEYKELTNKGIKPTGTDNYGGPLVTASGLVFIAASKDEYIRAFDKVTGKILWSAKLPFAGYASPSAYSVNGKQYIVIACGGGKLNTKSGDQFVAFALP; encoded by the coding sequence ATGAAAAGTCGCTTAATATTTCTGATGTCAACACTGACTATAATAATTTGCGCTTTTATTTCAACACCACCTATTCCAAATGAAGACTGGCCAGAATATAATGGAAATGGAGACCGGAATCATTTTTCTGTTCTTACGCAGATTGATAAGGAAAATGTAACCCAGCTTAAAATCGCCTGGACTTATCATTCCGGAGGAGCAGATACTGTCAGGAACCGTACACAAATGCAGTGTAATCCGATAGTCATCAATGGAATGTTATATGGTGTGTCCGCCGAAACACAGGCATTTGCCATTGATGCAGAAACGGGAAAGGAAATTTGGAAAACAAAAATTTCTGATAATGGCGGAACCACCAGCCGCGGCGTTACTTTTTGGGAAAATAAAGAAGATAAACGTATTTTTTTCGGGGCGGGAAAATGGCTATATGCGTTGAATGCCGACACCGGTGAGTTAATAGCAAATTTTGGAGAGCAAGGGCGAATAAATCTTAAAGAAGGAGTTGAACGGCCCGGGGCTGATGATTATATACTTTCCAATACGCCCAACACAATCTTTAAAAATCTGATCATTACCGGAACGAGAGTCAGTGAATCTGAAACTGCATTACTTGGGGATATTCGGGCATTTGATGTGGTGACGGGCAGAAAAATCTGGACCTTTCATACCATTCCCGAAAAAGGAGAACCGGGTTATGAAACATGGTTAAAACAACCGGCTAGACAAAATATCGGCGGAGCAAATTCCTGGGCAGGCATGGCAATTGACAGAAAACGAGGAATTGTATATATCCCGACGGGTTCAGCAGCCTATGATTTTTATGGCGGCAACAGGCCGGGAAAAAACCTTTATGCCAATTGTCTTCTCGCCTTAAATGCAAAAACCGGAAAATTGATTTGGCATTACCAACTGGTGCATCACGATATTTGGGACCGGGATCCGCCTTGTCCGCCTAATTTGGTAACGATAATAAATCATGGAAAAAAAGTTGATGCGGTGGTACAAATCACCAAGCAAGGTTACGTTTTTGTCTTTGACAGAGAAAATGGAAAACCTTTATTTCCGATAAAAGAAACGGCATTTCCAATGGATGGAGTCCCGGGTGAAAAGCCAAATGCCACGCAGCCCATACCTACCCTGCCACTACCTTTTACACGACAAAGTTTTACGGAAAAAGATCTTAATTCATTTGTAGCAGACCGCGACTCGCTTGCCGGACTTATCAGAAAAGCCAGAACTGGCAGTGCTTATATTCCGATTGGTTTTGAGATGACGATTTTTTACCCCGGAACAGATGGAGGTGCGCAGTGGGGTGGCGCAGCGGCAGATAACGACGGAATTTTATATGTTCCGGCAAAAGAAATTCCCGTATACACCTCGCTGGTCAAAAAACCTTCAACTGCTGAAAACAAAGCTGGCACTTCCCGTCTTTATATGCTAAACTGCGCAGCTTGTCACGGCGCCGATCGTAATGGAAATCATGACGGCTCCTACCCTTCTTTGGTTAATATTGACAAGAGATTAAATCAGAAACAGGTTCACCAGCTTTTACTAAAAGGCCGCGGAATGATGCCCTCTTTTTCACATCTTCCGGAGGCCGAAAGAGAAGCAATTGTTGACTTTATTTTCGGTAAAAAATCTGAAAAAGAAATGGCGTCAACCCAGAAAACTGACGTTCCTTACCAGCATACAGGATATAATCGTTGGTATGACAAAAATGGTTATCCAATCAGCCAACCACCGTGGGGAACGCTTACTGCGGTAGATTTGAACACAGGGCAACGAAAATGGCGGGTTCCGCTTGGCGAGTATAAAGAATTGACTAACAAAGGAATAAAACCAACTGGTACGGATAATTATGGCGGACCACTTGTAACGGCAAGCGGCCTGGTATTTATTGCAGCATCCAAAGACGAATACATCAGGGCGTTTGATAAGGTAACCGGTAAAATACTCTGGAGTGCGAAATTGCCATTTGCCGGCTACGCCTCTCCGAGCGCTTATTCTGTGAATGGCAAACAGTATATTGTAATTGCCTGCGGCGGCGGGAAACTTAATACAAAATCAGGCGATCAGTTTGTTGCTTTTGCTTTACCTTAA
- a CDS encoding bifunctional helix-turn-helix transcriptional regulator/GNAT family N-acetyltransferase yields the protein MEFFNHIGKMALGSRLRMLTEKITEDAAQIYKLYDIDMQPKWFPVFYVLSKGEEKTITAIAREIGHSHPSVSKIISEMSKKGFVREKKDETDGRRNVVCLSEKGMQVTHQIEAQYVDVASAIDEISAQTRNDLWKAIEEWEFVLEQKSLLRRVQEQKKLRESSQVQIVDYQPAYQTAFRNLNQEWISTYFKMEESDFKALDDPEGYILNKGGKILVALYNGEPLGVCALIKMDDPDYDFELAKMAVSPKAQGKSIGWLLGQAIISKAKELGAKKIYLESNTILKPAINLYHKLGFQKVAGRITPYERCNIQMELVIK from the coding sequence ATGGAATTTTTTAATCATATCGGAAAAATGGCGTTGGGAAGCAGACTCCGAATGCTTACCGAAAAAATTACCGAAGATGCGGCCCAGATTTACAAACTATATGACATTGATATGCAGCCGAAATGGTTTCCGGTGTTTTATGTTTTGTCAAAAGGTGAGGAAAAAACCATTACGGCTATTGCCAGGGAAATTGGTCATTCACATCCTTCCGTCAGTAAGATCATCAGCGAAATGTCAAAAAAAGGTTTTGTCAGGGAAAAAAAGGATGAAACTGATGGCAGAAGAAATGTGGTTTGTTTGTCTGAAAAAGGAATGCAGGTTACCCATCAGATAGAAGCTCAATATGTTGATGTGGCAAGTGCTATTGATGAAATTTCGGCGCAAACGCGCAATGATCTCTGGAAAGCGATAGAGGAATGGGAATTTGTTTTAGAACAAAAATCGCTGCTGAGAAGAGTGCAGGAACAGAAAAAGTTACGGGAGAGCAGCCAGGTACAGATTGTGGATTATCAGCCTGCCTATCAGACAGCTTTCCGGAATTTGAATCAGGAATGGATATCTACATATTTTAAAATGGAGGAATCGGATTTTAAGGCACTGGATGATCCGGAGGGTTATATCCTCAATAAAGGTGGCAAAATTCTCGTCGCGCTGTACAATGGAGAACCGCTTGGAGTTTGTGCTTTGATCAAAATGGATGATCCTGATTATGATTTTGAACTTGCCAAAATGGCCGTTTCTCCCAAAGCTCAGGGAAAAAGCATCGGCTGGCTTTTAGGTCAGGCTATAATCTCAAAAGCAAAAGAACTTGGTGCAAAGAAAATATATCTTGAAAGTAATACGATTTTGAAACCTGCTATCAATTTATATCACAAGCTTGGTTTTCAAAAAGTTGCGGGCAGAATAACGCCTTATGAACGCTGCAATATTCAAATGGAATTGGTCATAAAATAA
- a CDS encoding DUF2000 domain-containing protein — translation MRYENKIVMVVRNDLETWQKLNVASFLASSVAIGFPETHGQPLINASGSQYLPLMKHPVLVYKADSPQQIIRAFNRAKDRELAIGIYTQPLFSTRNEEQNLSEIAKETDESQELAGIIIYGENRKVDKAIDGLKLHD, via the coding sequence ATGCGTTATGAAAACAAGATTGTCATGGTTGTAAGGAACGATCTGGAAACCTGGCAAAAACTGAATGTGGCATCATTTCTGGCGAGTTCGGTTGCAATCGGATTTCCCGAAACCCATGGTCAACCGCTTATTAATGCTTCGGGATCTCAGTATTTGCCATTGATGAAACATCCCGTTTTGGTGTATAAAGCAGATTCGCCGCAGCAAATAATCCGGGCATTTAATCGGGCAAAAGATCGTGAACTTGCGATTGGGATTTATACGCAGCCATTGTTTTCTACCAGAAATGAAGAACAAAATCTTTCAGAAATCGCGAAGGAAACAGACGAAAGTCAGGAACTGGCAGGAATTATCATTTACGGCGAAAACAGAAAAGTTGATAAGGCGATTGACGGTCTGAAACTGCATGACTAA